Proteins found in one Panicum hallii strain FIL2 chromosome 4, PHallii_v3.1, whole genome shotgun sequence genomic segment:
- the LOC112890104 gene encoding uncharacterized protein LOC112890104, whose amino-acid sequence MGNTISSAAAPALCAAFTALELVNLLDPHRTGAGTRAADRAPALRVAVRAFLPLAAAGGFFTCVALIYRHLHHALAAAAAGAGNPRLPELVTFTLCASAGFLQFLLFVLQAPGGVDDGAARELGLAALRGLPPAATATFFLGILLIIVGHIRAGGEGGGGAVAGVLVKMAVGAAAGLVCLMALAVCFV is encoded by the exons ATGGGGAACACgatctcctccgccgccgctcccgccctGTGCGCCGCCTTCACCGCCCTCGAGCTCGTCAACCTCCTGGACCCGCATAGGACTGGCGCGGGCACTAGGGCAGCCGATCGAGCCCCGGCGCTCCGCGTCGCGGTCCGGGCCTTCCTGCCGTTGGCTGCGGCGGGGGGCTTCTTCACCTGTGTCGCGCTTATATACCGCCACCTTCATCACGCgctcgccgcggccgctgcGGGCGCCGGCAACCCGCGCCTGCCGGAGCTCGTGACCTTCACCCTGTGTGCGTCGGCTGGGTTCCTCCAGTTCCTTTTGTTCGTCCTGCAGGCTCCAGGTGGCGTGGATGACGGCGCGGCACGCGAGCTCGGTCTGGCTGCGCTCCGTGGTCTGCCCCCTGCGGCCACAGCGACCTTCTTTCTGGGCATCCTGCTCATAATCGTGGGGCACatccgcgccggcggcgagggtggcggTGGCGCCGTCGCCGGAGTCCTCGTCAAGATGGCcgtcggagcggcggcgggactCGTCTGCCTGATGGCATTGGCCGTCTGCTTCGT TTAA
- the LOC112890114 gene encoding uncharacterized protein LOC112890114 isoform X2, with translation MVSAYAASFTDLFLAVTALELFSFLDTQTGAGAATPALLDGTAEVWLPAAAALTLIVATVAFMYHHLSRAAVPVAGAASRRLSGLVIPVLCASAGTLDYVLFLQAAGGADGGAQARALGLAALRALPAAATAAFFLGMMLIVVIAHVRAGGEGGGGAGAGVRPVQGPVRVLTNMAFGAAAALVFLMAMAAIHGAKYI, from the coding sequence ATGGTGAGCGCTTACGCTGCCTCATTCACCGACCTGTTTTTGGCGGTCACTGCCCTCGAGCTCTTCTCCTTCCTGGACACCCAGACGGGTGCGGGTGCAGCGACACCCGCCCTGCTCGACGGCACGGCCGAGGTCtggttgccggcggcggcggccctcaCCCTCATCGTCGCCACCGTCGCGTTCATGTACCATCACCTGAgtcgcgccgccgtccccgTGGCTGGCGCGGCCAGCCGGCGGCTCTCGGGGCTTGTCATCCCCGTACTATGCGCGTCGGCTGGCACTCTCGATTACGTCTTGTTCctgcaggcggccggcggtgcggATGGCGGCGCGCAAGCTCGCGCGCTCGGCCTGGCCGCTCTCCGCGCGTTACCCgctgcggcgacggcggcgttcTTCCTGGGGATGATGCTCATCGTCGTCATCGCACACGTCCGCGCCGGCGGCGAAGGAGGcggtggcgccggcgccggagtcCGGCCGGTCCAGGGGCCCGTGCGCGTCCTCACCAACATGGCgttcggagcggcggcggcgctggtcttCCTGATGGCCATGGCAGCCATCCACGGCGCCAAGTATATATAA
- the LOC112890170 gene encoding ferredoxin-thioredoxin reductase catalytic chain, chloroplastic, whose product MTSAVATTVGCGGLPFRPASTAPTGRPRGRWVVRAQAAGAEAASDDKSVEIMRKFSEQYARRSNTFFCADKTVTAVVIKGLADHKDTLGAPLCPCRHYDDKAAEVAQGYWNCPCVPMRERKECHCMLFLTPDNDFAGKDQAISLEEIKEATSKF is encoded by the exons ATGACATCCGCCGTCGCCACCACCGTCGGGTGCGGGGGGCTCCCCTTCCGCCCGGCCTCGACGGCGCCCACAGGACGACCCCGCGGCAGATGGGTTGTCCGAGCTCAAG CCGCAGGAGCGGAGGCAGCCTCCGACGACAAGTCGGTGGAGATCATGCGCAAGTTCTCCGAGCAGTATGCCCGCCGTTCCAACACCTTCTTCTGCGCGGACAAAACCGTCACTGCCGTTGTCATCAAG GGACTTGCTGATCACAAGGATACACTCGGAGCTCCTCTATGCCCTTGTAG GCATTATGATGACAAAGCTGCCGAGGTAGCACAAGGATATTGGAACTGCCCATGCGTTCCCATGCGTGAGAG GAAGGAATGCCACTGTATGCTTTTTCTTACTCCCGACAATGATTTTGCTGGAAAGGACCAG GCTATCTCCTTGGAGGAGATCAAAGAGGCGACATCAAAGTTCTAA
- the LOC112890102 gene encoding serine/threonine-protein kinase RIPK-like, protein MGLRKRLLRCFGCGGEEAPEEQQQEEAGKRPGGGGKPKLRRLSTANLRSLSLQDLSRKLETTRLHAFTLDELKAATKNFSTTNFLGEGGFGPVYKGFVDGRLRPGLEPQHVAVKYLDLESDGVQGHREWLAEVVYLGMLSHPNLVKLVGFCHQDDHRMLVYEYMPRGSLENHLFKNLLSSLPWSTRLKIAVGAAKGLAFLHEAECPVIYRDFKASNILLDSDYTAKLSDFGLAKEGPKGDATHVTTRVMGTHGYAAPEYILTGHLTAKSDVYSFGVVLLELLTGRRSVDKRRRGREQNLVDWARPYLRRADRLHRFMDPGLEMQYSARAAEKAARVAHQCLQSVPKARPSMRDVVAALEPLLALEDDVPMGPFVYTVGGAEAAPAPPPAAAAGDEEAEAGGRQGKRHVMSAVHAESPLRYASAVKRPESPPTLSRA, encoded by the exons ATGGGGCTGAGGAAGCGCCTGCTGCGGTGCTTCGggtgcggcggcgaggaggcgccggaggagcagcagcaggaggaggcggGCAAgcgccccggcggcggcgggaagccGAAGCTGCGGCGGCTGAGCACGGCGAACCTGCGGTCGCTGTCGCTGCAGGACCTGTCGCGGAAGCTGGAGACCACCAGGCTGCACGCCTTCACGCTGGACGAGCTCAAGGCGGCCACCAAGAACTTCTCCACCACCAACTTCCTCGGCGAGGGCGGGTTCGGCCCCGTCTACAAGGGCTTCGTCGACGGTCGCCTCCGCCCGGGGCTCGAGCCGCAGCACGTTGCCGTCAAGTACCTCGACCTCGAGAGCGACGGCGTCCAGGGGCACCGCGAGTGGCTG GCGGAGGTGGTGTACCTCGGGATGCTGAGCCACCCGAATCTGGTCAAGCTGGTGGGGTTCTGCCACCAGGACGACCACAGGATGCTGGTCTACGAGTACATGCCCAGGGGCAGCCTCGAGAACCACCTCTTCAAGA ATCTCCTTTCGTCGCTGCCATGGTCGACGCGGCTCAAGATCGCCGTCGGCGCCGCCAAGGGGCTCGCCTTCCTGCACGAGGCGGAGTGTCCGGTGATCTACCGCGACTTCAAGGCCTCGAATATTCTGCTCGACTCG GACTACACCGCGAAGCTTTCTGATTTCGGGCTGGCCAAGGAGGGCCCCAAGGGGGACGCGACGCACGTGACGACGCGCGTGATGGGCACCCACGGGTACGCGGCGCCGGAGTACATCCTGACGGGCCACCTGACGGCGAAGAGCGACGTGTACAGCTTCGGCGTTGTGCTCCTGGAGCTGCTCACGGGGCGGCGCTCCGTGgacaagcgccgccgcgggcgcgaGCAGAACCTCGTGGACTGGGCGCGCCCCTACCTCCGCCGCGCCGACAGGCTGCACCGGTTCATGGACCCGGGCCTGGAGATGCAGTACTCGGCGCGCGCCGCGGAGAAGGCGGCCCGGGTGGCGCACCAGTGCCTGCAGAGCGTGCCCAAGGCGCGGCCCTCCATGCGCGACGTCGTGGCCGCGCTCGAGCCGCTGCTCGCGCTCGAGGACGACGTGCCCATGGGGCCCTTCGTGTACACGGTCGGTGGCGCCGAGgcggccccggccccgccgccggccgccgccgcgggcgacgaggaggcggaggccggcggccgGCAGGGAAAGAGGCACGTCATGTCGGCCGTGCACGCGGAGAGCCCGCTGCGCTACGCGAGCGCGGTGAAGAGACCGGAGAGCCCGCCGACCCTGAGCAGAGCATGA
- the LOC112890084 gene encoding fatty-acid-binding protein 2-like — MMKPNQLILSNLDIDKGYVYKFPSELPLSHDLGLSLFSHAGSVVGTSLRHHRKICSSGNVMVHGAFNRLNKFSRALFFWLSRPSDPKIFHWLSAIAVTSSRSCQLHMKQVSSHMQNLTRLQLGFLVREEQAIQLLLARLANAMIGRLCNDFEKQGACNLLTLAGTAAVAPPLENISPIMLAEAITLRNTDGYISRLVDQPYVEGKCRSCASPSVPSTIFKEDAIEPKTGIKFPAFLEDDSSPSAPVLVGIGFKGMRVMRVKNLNLYAFGLYMQPNSIREKLGPKYASVPTDKLMENPDFYRDLLRENLDMRVRLVVNYNGLSVGAVRDVFEKSLGLRLKKMNPNTDYHCLKTFGSHFTEDIAIPVGTKIDFCQTSDGKLITEIDGKQIGAVESKDLCKAFFDMYIGDSPISSEAKKKVAQNVAGLIARS; from the exons ATGATGAAGCCCAATCAGTTAATTCTATCCAACCTTGATATTGACAAGGGATATGTATACAAGTTCCCATCAGAGCTTCCATTGTCTCATGACCTTGGTTTGAGTTTGTTTTCACATGCTGGTTCCGTGGTGGGGACTTCTTTAAGACATCACCGGAAAATTTGTTCTTCTGGAAATGTAATGGTCCATGGAGCTTTCAATCGCCTCAACAAGTTCTCCAGAGCTCTCTTTTTCTGGCTTTCTAGACCATCTGATCCTAAGATTTTCCACTGGCTGTCAGCTATAGCAGTGACCAGCTCTAGATCCTGTCAGTTGCATATGAAGCAAGTGAGCTCCCACATGCAAAATTTGACTAGATTGCAGTTGGGGTTTCTAGTAAGAGAAGAGCAAGCAATACAGCTACTCTTAGCTAGGCTTGCAAACGCAATGATTGGGCGATTGTGCAATGATTTTGAGAAACAAGGCGCCTGCAATCTACTCACCCTTGCTGGCACTGCTGCTGTCGCACCGCCACTCGAAAATAT ATCGCCAATAATGCTTGCAGAGGCTATCACATTAAGAAATACTGATGGTTATATCAGCAGACTGGTGGACCAGCCTTATGTAGAAGGAAAGTGCCGAAGTTGTGCCTCTCCTTCTGTGCCAAGTACTATATTTAAAGAAGATGCCATTGAACCAAAAACTGGAATCAAGTTTCCAGCATTTCTGGAAGATGACTCCAGTCCATCTGCACCg GTCCTTGTTGGGATAGGTTTCAAAGGCATGAGAGTAATGAGGGTCAAGAATTTGAACCTGTACGCTTTTGGTTTAT ATATGCAACCGAATTCTATTCGTGAGAAGTTGGGTCCTAAGTATGCTTCTGTTCCAACGGACAAACTGATGGAGAACCCTGATTTCTATAGAGATCTTCTCAG GGAAAACCTTGATATGAGGGTTAGGTTGGTAGTTAACTACAATGGCCTCAGCGTTGGTGCAGTGCGAGA TGTGTTTGAGAAGTCCCTTGGCCTGCGTCTCAAGAAG ATGAATCCTAACACAGACTACCACTGCTTGAAGACCTTTGGTTCTCACTTCACGGAAGATATCGCCATACCTGTG GGTACAAAAATCGACTTCTGTCAAACATCAGATGGGAAGCTAATAACAGAAA TTGATGGGAAACAAATTGGTGCTGTTGAGAGCAAAGATCTTTGCA AGGCTTTCTTCGACATGTATATCGGCGATTCACCGATTTCATCGGAGGCCAAGAAAAAGGTTGCCCAGAACGTGGCTGGACTCATTGCAAGAAGCTGA
- the LOC112890103 gene encoding GPN-loop GTPase QQT2-like, which translates to MDLEEQTDAKGKGKAEEGSMKSEELADSIGGLSIGPGRTNFKKKPVIIIVIGMAGTGKTTLMHRLVCDMQASNKRGYVINLDPAVMTLPFGANIDIRDTVRYKDVMKEYNLGPNGGILTSLNLFATKFDEVVSVIERRADQLDYVLVDTPGQIEIFTWSASGAIITEAFASTFPTVVAYVVDTPRSTSPVTFMSNMLYACSILYKTRLPLVLTFNKVDVAKHEFAIEWMEDFEAFQTALESDKSYSATYTRSLSLVLDEFYKNLRSVGVSAVAGTGVSTFYEAIEASAKEYMETYRADLDKRIAEKERLEAERRKENMEKLQRDMMKSKGQTVVLSTGLKDKNPASSMMDDAEDEEDEEFEEEFEKSGFIVDDEDEEDEGEDEEVAHFGF; encoded by the exons ATGGACCTCGAGGAACAG ACGGACGCGAAGGGAAAGGGgaaagcagaggaggggagCATGAAGAGCGAGGAGCTCGCGGACTCCATCGGGGGCCTCTCCATTGGCCCGGGGCGCACCAATTTCAAGAAGAAGCCCGTGATCATCATCGTCATCGGCATGGCCG GGACGGGGAAGACGACCTTGATGCACCGGCTGGTGTGCGATATGCAAGCCTCAAACAAGAGGGGCTATGTCATTAACCTTGACCCTGCGGTGATGACACTGCCATTCGGGGCCAACATTGATATCCGCGACACCGTGCGGTACAAGGACGTGATGAAGGAGTACAACCTTGGTCCCAATGGTGGCATCCTCACCTCGCTCAACCTTTTTGCCACCAAGTTCGATGAG GTTGTGTCTGTCATTGAAAGACGTGCAGATCAACTGGATTATGTACTTGTGGACACTCCTGGGCAGATTGAGATCTTCACTTGGTCGGCTTCGGGAGCTATCATTACTGAAGCTTTTGCATCAACATTTCCAACGGTTGTTGCATATGTTGTCGACACACCCAGATCAACAAGCCCTGTTACTTTTATGAGCAATATGCTTTATGCCTGCAGTATTCTCTACAAAACCCGCCTCCCTCTAGTCCTGACATTCAACAAGGTTGATGTCGCCAAGCACGAGTTTGCTATCGAA TGGATGGAAGACTTTGAGGCGTTTCAGACAGCTTTGGAGTCGGACAAATCTTATTCCGCTACATATACCCGTAGCCTCTCTCTGGTCCTTGACGAATTCTACAAGAATCTACGCTCTGTTGGAGTATCTGCGGTGGCTGGTACTGGAGTCAGTACATTTTATGAAGCTATAGAAGCAAGCGCCAAGGAATATATGGAAACCTACAG GGCTGATCTTGACAAGAGGATTGCTGAGAAGGAAAGATTGGAGGCAGAACGCAGGAAGGAGAATATGGAAAAATTGCAGAGAGATATGATGAAATCTAAAGGACAAACTGTGGTGCTCAGCACTGGTTTGAAGGACAAAAATCCTGCTTCAAGCATGATGGATGATGCTGAggatgaagaagatgaggaATTTGAGGAGGAATTCGAAAAGTCTGGGTTTATTGTGGATGATGAAGACGAGGAAGATGAAGGAGAAGATGAGGAAGTGGCTCATTTTGGCTTTTGA
- the LOC112890114 gene encoding uncharacterized protein LOC112890114 isoform X1 produces the protein MVSAYAASFTDLFLAVTALELFSFLDTQTGAGAATPALLDGTAEVWLPAAAALTLIVATVAFMYHHLSRAAVPVAGAASRRLSGLVIPVLCASAGTLDYVLFLQAAGGADGGAQARALGLAALRALPAAATAAFFLGMMLIVVIAHVRAGGEGGGGAGAGVRPVQGPVRVLTNMAFGAAAALVFLMAMAAIHGAKYMY, from the exons ATGGTGAGCGCTTACGCTGCCTCATTCACCGACCTGTTTTTGGCGGTCACTGCCCTCGAGCTCTTCTCCTTCCTGGACACCCAGACGGGTGCGGGTGCAGCGACACCCGCCCTGCTCGACGGCACGGCCGAGGTCtggttgccggcggcggcggccctcaCCCTCATCGTCGCCACCGTCGCGTTCATGTACCATCACCTGAgtcgcgccgccgtccccgTGGCTGGCGCGGCCAGCCGGCGGCTCTCGGGGCTTGTCATCCCCGTACTATGCGCGTCGGCTGGCACTCTCGATTACGTCTTGTTCctgcaggcggccggcggtgcggATGGCGGCGCGCAAGCTCGCGCGCTCGGCCTGGCCGCTCTCCGCGCGTTACCCgctgcggcgacggcggcgttcTTCCTGGGGATGATGCTCATCGTCGTCATCGCACACGTCCGCGCCGGCGGCGAAGGAGGcggtggcgccggcgccggagtcCGGCCGGTCCAGGGGCCCGTGCGCGTCCTCACCAACATGGCgttcggagcggcggcggcgctggtcttCCTGATGGCCATGGCAGCCATCCACGGCGCCAAGTATAT GTACTAA
- the LOC112890105 gene encoding uncharacterized protein LOC112890105: MAARPLRVAAVALCASTIAVHLSSVLDPSATTAATPVEASPPLDGAVLQVLLPFIVMEALFAAGPFVYRHALHGAGAGNRRLTELVAFILCVVVGFLEFFLFVQPAGGAVDGGAQARALGLAALRALPASATATFFLGVALVHAHVGGGDGPLPEPAVRFLTEMTLEAAAALIGIMAMVIYTL; the protein is encoded by the exons ATGGCGGCGAGACCTCTCAGGGTCGCCGCCGTCGCGCTGTGCGCGTCGACCATCGCCGTCCACCTTTCATCCGTCCTCGACCCGTCGGCTACGACCGCCGCGACACCCGTGGAGGCTTCCCCGCCGCTCGACGGCGCCGTGCTGCAGGTCCTGCTGCCGTTCATCGTGATGGAGGCCCTCTTCGCCGCCGGACCATTCGTCTACCGCCACGCGCTCcacggcgcgggcgccggcaACAGGCGCCTCACGGAGCTCGTCGCCTTCATCTTGTGCGTGGTGGTTGGCTTCCTCGAGTTCTTCCTGTTCGTGCAGCCTGCAGGTGGCGCAGTGGATGGCGGCGCGCAGGCTCGCGCGCTCGGGCTGGCAGCTCTCCGCGCGCTGCCTGCTTCTGCGACGGCGACCTTCTTCTTGGGCGTGGCGCTTGTCCACGCgcacgtcggcggcggcgacggaccGCTCCCCGAGCCCGCCGTGCGATTTCTCACCGAGATGACGCTCGAAGCAGCAGCGGCACTGATCGGAATCATGGCTATGGTCATCTACACCCT ATGA